The following are encoded in a window of Rubellicoccus peritrichatus genomic DNA:
- a CDS encoding HesB/IscA family protein produces the protein MSAGTAVDLPEGVRLGDERLVKLSPEAGVKVNQLAEREGKGELLRLAITGGGCNGLSYKMKFVAEPKRGDIMVETGGATVVVDVKSALYIKGTEVEYSNALVAGGFKFGNPNAKASCSCGESFSV, from the coding sequence ATGAGTGCAGGAACTGCAGTAGATTTACCTGAAGGTGTTCGTTTGGGGGACGAACGCCTGGTCAAGCTTTCCCCGGAAGCCGGTGTCAAAGTCAATCAATTGGCGGAGCGTGAAGGCAAAGGGGAGTTGTTGCGGCTGGCAATTACCGGTGGTGGTTGCAATGGCTTGTCCTACAAGATGAAATTCGTGGCAGAGCCCAAACGCGGTGACATCATGGTTGAGACAGGTGGCGCGACCGTTGTTGTGGACGTGAAGAGTGCGCTCTACATAAAAGGGACCGAAGTAGAGTATTCGAATGCTTTAGTCGCTGGGGGATTCAAGTTCGGAAATCCGAATGCCAAGGCGAGCTGCTCTTGCGGCGAGAGTTTTTCTGTCTGA
- a CDS encoding sugar transferase, whose amino-acid sequence MLGRQKRRYKNISFAADVLAALLILEAIYLLLFYASPQVEPVLRHLTGYPFNLQGVEHLTDAGWLFAVILLCLFLGLHTTRFYSIDLFAGMRRVFLGAFKGVLLGLGLVTLFFYVFSIINVNRSLLFGFFISFFAYQVTKEFIYRKFLLQRRLKRRPLTALVVAPVQEKEAIEQQFAADECSTVSLGGFLEKTEDLARELSRQSFDLVILGDHEHPQQVIELAEEQGVEVWYFADFISPLLSRPQFDEFGGRPVVVFSTIPHYEGKFLLKRLVDVFGSMALLVLFSPLLILCAIAIRLESKGTVLFRQSRTGWRGRAFPMVKFRTMANGAENQRAVLSESNEHEGPVFKARNDPRVTRVGAFLRRYSLDELPQLWNVLKGDMSLVGPRPLPVDETLRFERFRDRRRLSVLPGLTGLWQVSGRSDIRDFAEWVRLDLEYIDQWSLWLDLRILLKTIPVVLSGQGAR is encoded by the coding sequence ATGCTTGGTCGGCAAAAGAGGCGCTACAAGAACATCAGCTTTGCTGCTGATGTTTTGGCAGCACTGCTTATCCTCGAGGCGATCTACCTTTTGCTGTTTTATGCTTCACCGCAGGTTGAGCCGGTTTTGCGCCATCTGACAGGATATCCTTTCAACCTTCAAGGAGTGGAGCATTTGACTGATGCCGGATGGCTTTTTGCGGTTATCCTGCTTTGCCTTTTTCTTGGGCTGCATACCACTCGTTTTTACTCAATCGATCTTTTTGCCGGAATGCGCCGTGTGTTTCTTGGTGCTTTCAAAGGTGTGCTCCTTGGTCTTGGTTTGGTGACGCTCTTCTTTTATGTCTTCTCGATCATCAATGTAAACCGCTCGCTGCTTTTTGGCTTTTTCATCAGCTTTTTTGCTTATCAGGTCACGAAAGAGTTCATTTATCGGAAATTTCTACTTCAGCGCCGTCTCAAACGCCGTCCATTAACGGCATTGGTTGTGGCTCCTGTTCAGGAAAAGGAGGCGATAGAGCAGCAGTTCGCGGCTGATGAGTGCTCAACAGTGAGCCTTGGCGGTTTTCTGGAGAAGACGGAGGATCTCGCCAGGGAGCTTTCAAGGCAGTCCTTTGATCTTGTGATTTTGGGCGACCATGAGCATCCGCAACAGGTGATCGAACTTGCTGAGGAGCAGGGGGTTGAGGTCTGGTATTTTGCTGATTTTATTTCACCGCTACTTTCGCGTCCGCAATTTGACGAGTTCGGTGGCCGTCCGGTTGTTGTCTTTTCGACCATTCCTCATTACGAAGGCAAATTCCTGCTCAAACGGTTGGTCGATGTCTTTGGCTCAATGGCTTTGCTCGTTTTGTTTAGCCCGCTGCTAATACTTTGCGCTATCGCAATCCGCCTGGAGAGCAAAGGGACAGTGCTTTTCCGCCAAAGCAGAACTGGCTGGCGTGGCCGAGCTTTTCCCATGGTCAAATTCCGGACAATGGCTAATGGAGCCGAGAACCAGCGGGCGGTATTGTCGGAATCGAACGAACATGAGGGTCCCGTTTTCAAAGCACGAAACGATCCCCGCGTCACCCGGGTTGGGGCATTTCTAAGGCGTTACAGCCTGGATGAGCTGCCACAGCTTTGGAATGTCCTCAAGGGAGACATGAGTCTGGTTGGACCGCGTCCCCTCCCAGTGGATGAGACGCTTCGCTTTGAGCGATTTCGCGATCGTCGCCGTCTGAGTGTTTTGCCTGGTCTGACCGGGCTTTGGCAGGTTTCTGGTCGTAGTGATATCCGTGATTTTGCCGAATGGGTGCGTTTGGACCTCGAATACATTGATCAGTGGAGTCTCTGGCTCGATCTGCGTATTTTGTTAAAAACGATTCCGGTAGTCCTTTCAGGTCAGGGAGCACGCTGA
- the infC gene encoding translation initiation factor IF-3, translated as MGKHPFSGRGRRNFNRGPRKNERIRVPEIRVIGPDGQNAGIMKTREALELAKGAGLDLLEISPNAKPPVCRILDYGKYMYEQSKKDKESKSTQARMKEVKFRVRVDQHDYMTKIRHGEQFLWKGSKVKLTLMFRGREMEHKELGFDVIKRAVKDLDHIATPDNQPRLAGRNITMTVSPLPANRRKLKWTADGDYEEPEEESHDSGDEHEEHS; from the coding sequence ATGGGTAAGCATCCTTTTTCCGGACGCGGCCGACGCAATTTTAACAGAGGCCCTCGTAAGAACGAACGCATTCGCGTTCCTGAAATCCGTGTGATCGGTCCTGATGGGCAGAACGCAGGTATCATGAAGACACGTGAGGCTCTTGAGCTCGCTAAAGGTGCGGGTTTGGATTTGCTTGAGATTTCGCCCAACGCCAAGCCACCTGTATGCCGTATCCTTGATTACGGTAAGTACATGTATGAGCAGAGCAAGAAGGACAAGGAGAGCAAAAGCACCCAGGCTCGCATGAAGGAAGTCAAATTCCGTGTCCGTGTTGACCAGCATGACTACATGACGAAGATTCGCCATGGTGAGCAGTTCCTCTGGAAGGGCTCTAAGGTTAAGCTCACTCTGATGTTCCGTGGCCGTGAGATGGAACACAAAGAATTGGGCTTTGATGTGATCAAGCGCGCAGTCAAGGACTTGGATCATATTGCCACGCCGGATAATCAGCCAAGGCTTGCCGGTAGAAACATTACGATGACGGTATCGCCACTCCCGGCCAACCGCAGAAAGTTGAAGTGGACGGCAGATGGTGACTATGAAGAGCCTGAAGAAGAGTCACACGATTCAGGAGATGAGCATGAGGAGCATTCTTGA
- a CDS encoding N-acetylmuramoyl-L-alanine amidase gives MKSLKKSHTIQEMSMRSILESLFASQVFNASLIPSSYFGQRRWPFLCGLLIFVFAGSLQGETRELHGSTYVSLPKIASQLGMKLQWIQPQKEVELKSKWTTLRFELHQRHFFLNGRKVALGNPVALSRGQLFISQRDIQKTLQPLLTPQIFAESSPKLYHIVIDPGHGGHDPGAENRKLRVNEKSTTLDLAKRMKKKLERLGYKVTLTRDTDKFISLGERPAIANRVKADLFISLHFNAVASSKVKGLETFAMTPAGHPSSSQSNMTSSARRTYPGNKNDTWNVLAAYYLQSAMLKNHKQTDRGVKRARFAVLKNLNCPGVLVEGGFVTHPTEGKNIGSAAYREKLADSLVEGILTYQKTLNRVRGR, from the coding sequence ATGAAGAGCCTGAAGAAGAGTCACACGATTCAGGAGATGAGCATGAGGAGCATTCTTGAGTCGCTCTTCGCGTCTCAGGTTTTCAACGCATCCTTAATTCCTTCTAGTTATTTTGGCCAACGTCGATGGCCGTTTCTTTGCGGCTTGCTGATTTTCGTTTTTGCCGGATCCCTGCAGGGGGAGACTCGTGAGCTGCATGGCTCAACTTACGTAAGCTTGCCAAAAATCGCTTCGCAGCTCGGCATGAAGCTGCAGTGGATTCAGCCGCAAAAAGAGGTGGAGCTTAAAAGCAAGTGGACGACACTTCGCTTTGAATTACACCAACGCCATTTTTTTCTGAATGGCCGTAAAGTTGCCTTGGGAAACCCGGTTGCACTAAGCCGTGGCCAGCTTTTCATTAGCCAGCGTGATATTCAGAAAACGCTTCAGCCATTATTAACACCGCAAATTTTTGCCGAAAGCAGTCCGAAGCTTTACCATATCGTCATTGATCCCGGGCATGGTGGGCATGACCCCGGGGCTGAGAATCGCAAATTGCGTGTCAATGAGAAGAGTACCACGCTCGATCTTGCCAAGCGAATGAAGAAGAAGCTGGAGCGCCTTGGTTACAAAGTGACACTTACTCGAGATACGGACAAATTCATCTCATTGGGTGAGCGTCCAGCCATCGCAAATCGAGTTAAAGCTGACCTCTTTATTAGTCTTCATTTCAATGCGGTTGCCTCTAGCAAGGTGAAAGGATTGGAGACATTTGCCATGACTCCCGCAGGACATCCGTCTTCGAGTCAGAGTAATATGACTTCTTCCGCTCGCCGAACTTATCCCGGTAACAAAAACGATACTTGGAACGTCCTCGCCGCCTACTATCTGCAGAGCGCCATGCTTAAAAACCATAAGCAGACGGATCGTGGTGTGAAGCGAGCACGCTTTGCCGTCTTGAAAAACCTGAATTGCCCGGGAGTGCTGGTCGAAGGTGGATTCGTCACGCATCCCACCGAAGGTAAAAATATTGGTAGTGCCGCTTATCGCGAGAAACTTGCTGATAGTTTAGTTGAAGGGATTCTGACTTATCAAAAAACACTCAATCGCG